In Tamandua tetradactyla isolate mTamTet1 chromosome 21, mTamTet1.pri, whole genome shotgun sequence, the genomic window GTCTCTCCAGCCAAAAGGCCCAGTCCAAGTCAGTTCACAGGAGATTTTTCCAGATAATGTTGTTCTTAAGAAACGTGTTTCCTTTGGTTAACACGGCCTTTTCGCTTTATTTTGAGTCTGTATAGTGCGCCAGTGCTTGCCACCCCCATGGACCCCTGGGGCtgaaggaggggggaggggaaggacgGCCCCTCATGTTCTGGCTTCTTGGATTGGAACTTTGCCAGCAATGTGAATTTTACCCTATCTTTCCCTAACCAGTGAGTGTTCAGAGTCTGCTGTCAGCGCCTTCCTCTTAAAACCCTTCCATGCTCTTCAGAAAAAGACTAAAATGTTTGACACGGTGGGGGTTCTGGCCTGCACTCCGAGCCTTTGAGCCCCCAGGGCCCCTCCCCTGCTGCTAGTCCAGGGTGGAAAGCACGGCCAGGCCGGGGGCCTCTGCCCATGTCCCCACCCCACAGCACCCACCACAGGTTCAGGGGGGGTGGGAAGGGGCAAATATCAGGATAACCAGCCAGAAACACCTCCAGCCAAAGTAGCCAACCCGAGTCAGAGGATCGGGTAGTGGGAGTCCAGAAGCCACTGCGTGGGCTTCGCATCACTTTGGTCCTGGCAATTCACAAATAAAGGGAACAAGGTGGGACCGTCTCAAAGCCAGAAAGCTGGTGGGTGTGCGTCTCGGGTACCAGAAGACAGCTCTGCTTGACTGCCCAGCACTGCGAGCTGCCCTAGTCTGTCCTTGGCTCACTTTCTCACAGTGCTATCCCTACCTGATGGCCCGTCCTGCTGTAgagtacattctttttttttttttccgcatggggcaggcaccgggaatcaaacccgggtctcgggcatggcaggtgagaactctgcctgctgagcccccgtggccgCCCCGTAGAGTCGATTCTTACTGTGAAAAACCAAGTCAAGGAAGGACTAGAATGTCCCTGCTTTCGAGGGGTTCCTCGTCTGGTTGGGGAGAAAGAAACTAATCAGTTGTTCTCTGATAGCACTTGGACAGAGTATGTCTGCTGTACATCGGCCTGGGGAGGACTCGGCTAGGAGCTGAGGGAACAGTAGGTGCTAattagaaagaaaggagggaggagccTGGCAAAGGTCCTGAGTGGCAGGCAGTAAATTAGGAGGCATCTTGCAGACAGTTTAAAGAATGCACAAATTCCTATTTTCTGGCCCCCTGCCTGTGGCAAGCACACCTTTCTCCTTGGGTCACTAAAGCCTTCAGCCCTGAAGCACTGTCTTCAGAAGAATGAATTACCTCTAGGGTAGCAGTCTGTCTCTGCCTTGGAAAGTCTTCAATGAAGGTGGTGCTGAAGGAGCTAAAAACTCCCCGAGGCCCCTTCCCTGCATGTCCACGTCCCGACATCCTCAGTACAAACCGGCTGTGCGGCCAGTCCCCAGGAATGTCCTCTCCTAACATCTTTTTCTCTTTCGAGCCACCCTTGATGTTTATTGTAACCCTAATCCCGGAGCCTAGAACTGTGGAGGTGAGTGAGGACAGGAAGGAAAGGTGCGAGGGGTGGGTCTGAAAGCCAGAGGGGCCGCTTGCTGGCCAGCTCGTCCCTGGCGAGGCTTGTCCACCTGCCTACCCAGAGCCAATGGCTCTCACTTAGGAACCTGGTATCTTCGTGAAGACATTGTGAGAATCAAGCTAATTTCTGCAAACTGAATCACATCTTTCCATCAACTTCTACAGCCATCAAACATAGAAATCAATTCTCATATAAAAAGGTTTGGTCCCTAAGATATAAAGCAACTCACAACAATAATATACCAAGTTTATTTTAATCACATCCTTGAAAACTTAGATGCTTCTGATTAAAATTAGTAAAAATCACTCCAAACACAAACCCATTACCAACACTTGAAAGAACTGCTAACCCCTCTTGCTCTGGGGTGAGAGCTACTCTTACCTGGAGAGCCCGCACTTTCGCAACCCAAGGGAAAGATTATCTTTTTAAACCTAACAGTTTGACTTTAAGTCTCGTCTATAGTGTTGAGGGGCTATTCTGGTTGTTTTTTACACAGTGCAGATTTCAGGGGCTCAGAGGTACTGCTGGGTGTCTGGGTGAAGAATTTTTATGAAATCGAGCTTGTCTTGGCCATAAAAATTGTGTCCATGATTCATGATCTAGCAGGTAGTGATCAGGCAGCTTCACACAGCTGACTCAGCAGAGCCCGTCTGCGCTGCTCAGAGAAGCGTCTGTGAGCTCAGGCCCAGCACAGGTGCCAGTCTGCGTGCCTCGAGAGTCCCCGCGTGCCCCGAGAGCCCCCGCGTGCCCCGAGAGCCCCCGCGTGCCCCGAGAGCCCCCACGTGCCCTGAGAGCCCCCCCGTGCACCACACACCAAGCCTGAACCTGGCGGCCAAGAGTGCCTGTGGCCGGGGACAGCACTTTTGCACGGTTTAGCCAGCTGTCTAATACTGCCAGATGTTATTATGCTACCAGGAGACACTATTTATTTTATCAGATGCTTATTTTGTTGCTTGCCGCCTTTAAGAGACACCGGACGACGACCAGGTTGTCAGGCAGGCAGTTCACTGAGGCTGAGAACACGCCCTGCGAAGTCTCCAGTTGGGCCTGTTTCCTTGTCTCTGCTTCCCTCCTACCCCACCCTCATCACCATGGAAATCCCCAAAGTCTCAAGAAGTAGTGATTTTTCTTGCGGCTGCTGGAGTTAAAATAATCGAGACACCAGTGCCCTCgagcagggaaggggagggcTGGAAGATCGGATTCCTGCTCCTGAGCCTGACACAGCGAATTTCTTATGTAGGGGAGGTAGAAACTCTACCAGAAGGGAATATCCCCACCCCGGCCTGATTTTAGCTCTCCCGACACATCAtggcccctgcccacccccacccccaaccccaccccagcatGGACGGTCTCCGCCCTGCTTCCCGCTGCCTGCCCCGCAGAGACCACACCTGGTTGTGAGGGGACGACGATGTCAACGCTCCCCCTCAGAATTTAGTCTCTAGGAGGGACGGGATATATTTCCTCGTATGAGGGGGGAGAGAAGCAGGCACAGTCTCCGTCCTCCAGTTGTCCTTCCAGCTGGTCGGCACCGAGGCTTGACCTGAGGGTGAGCAGAGAACACAGATGCGCTCAGCGCCGCGCCCCGTCCGGGCAGGGGCCCAGCAGGGCCAGACGTGGGGGCGAGGAGCGCGCACCCCCGGGCCGCATGCGCACCTGTCCTCGGAGGCACCGTCGCCCTTGCCCGCAGCAGACGCGGCGTTCTCCCAAGGGTAGATGGTGGAGTACTGGGGGGGACTCGGCGTGGCGGCCACGGCCCCTCCAGAGCACAGGAGGCTGCACGGGCTCGTCGCTGGCTGCAGGTGGATGGTGCTCACCCCCAAAGTCTCCGGAGCGCCGGGAGGAGGGGGCATGTACTGCACCACGGTGGCCCCGTGGAAGGTGATGGGCTGGTTGATGCCAGTGAAAACAAACGACTGCCCGCCGGCTGTCTGCTCGGACTCCGGCGGCCTCTCCTCGCCCTCGCTGCACACCTGGCAGGACGGCATTTTGAACTTGCACACGGCAATCAGGATGAACGTTACCCCAACCGACAGCAGGATGGGCCCAAGGAGCTGGGTCCACTCAAAGTGGGACACGCCTTGGTACCTGACCCAGCCTATGATGGTGAAGGTGATCCCCACCAGCCCCAGGAAGATGCCGGAGAAGAGCAGGGTGGCGCCTGCCTTGTCGTCGTCGGACACCTGGATGTCAGCGGTGCTGGGGGTGTAAGGGGTGACAGAGAACACGTTGAGAGGGAAGTCCTCCAGGCGGGGGCCGTGCTGCATGGTCCCCGTGATGCGACCGCGCGCTGTCCGAGCGCCCAGGGTGGGAGAGCATCTGAGACGCGCAGAGGAGCCCCAGGCTCGGGTTAGCCACGGAGAACTTTGGGCATCTGTGGTTAACAGGGCATAACGCGCAGCGGGCTGAACTTTGTTTAGGAGAGCAAGGGTCTGAGAAATGAAGCTTGAAGTGTCCTCACATTGCCAACAATCGGAGGTGGCCGTTCTGCAATCCAATGGCCAGCTGTGTCTTGGATTCACTTTcactcattcaaaaaatatttgcagagttCCTCTTAGATGCTGGGAGGTGCTTTTCTAAATGTTTAAGACGCTGCTCTAAGACCCTAACTCCTCCTCCCAAAGTCAAGTTTGTAGAAGTGGCAGAGACACCTGCAGGTCTCCACAGTCAAGGGGGCCTCGGTTTGTCTGCCACAGGCTTGGGCACCGACCCCCATTTTCTGCTGGCAGACGCCTGTTGCTTGACTGTGTGTGTATTCTGTGCGACACTCACACTGCACGGACAGCTCTCACAAAGCTCTGAGGTCGTGCTCCTATCCGGCCAGCCCCACCTGccttttgctttcagcatttggGGTGTAATTCCTGCTGTGGAAGAGAGAAGACCCCAGGGGAAGACTTTCCAAGGAGTGCCACATCGGCAGAGGTTGAATAAGCATCAGGGGTAACCCATGTCACCGGACCCCAGACATCAGGCTTCCCGCCACCGCGGCTGCCCagtccttcatctccaaagtgaaCAAACAGCTGCGTTTTCTGACCCTGCTACTTTCTGCAGCCAGACCCAAGCTGATTGGGGGAAGGCAGCCTGATCTGCACCGACCCGTCTGTAGTTCACAAGCACAGACCGTGGAAACAGACTCCACGAACTTGCTCCTCCGCAGTCCTCTTCCAACTCTCTCCCTTTACCTTTCCTAACCAGATTTTATCCAAGTTGAGGTTTCTCTTCTGCGGTTAAATACTATATCAGCTCTCCTTTATAGAATTGAATACTGAAGAAAAAACAGGCCCTTTTTCCCTAAGTTTGGTTCCCCAAACTTTCCTGGTGTTAAAAATCACCTGGGGcactttttaaaaggtgaaatcaTAATTCCCACCTCAGACCAACAGGACCAAACTTTCCAAGGGAAGGGGATGGTAAGTGCCACCACCTGactcttaccatcagggaattttAGGAAACTTGAATTCAAGATAATTGCAGTGGCTTTTTGGTGACCAGAATTTTCCTCCACCAAAATGCCTCTCCTGGTACAAGATAAAGTTTGTAATCTCCAAAGTACTGCCAAACAGATGGGAGAGCAAGAAGGTGGTCCCCACAGGTAACTTGCCTAATGTGCCCTTGAGCAGTAAGGCTGGAGAAGTGATGTGATAGGACTGGCCTGCCCTTCTCCCACCGAGCTAGCTCAGTGGTCCACGGGAGCCAGCTCTTGTATTTAATCATAAAAATTCTGGCATCCTAGCCTGACATGCTTTTCAGACACTTGCCCCCTGAGTTAACAGTTAAAAATGCCTCTGGTGTTTTGAATAAAAAACCTAGACTTTCAAATTTGTTCTTCTAAATCATTCAGCTTAcgctttccatttttctttagtgattaagaaaataactgaaaacactAAGAGAGCAGGCTAGATATCATCTTCCGGCCTTGAATGCAGAACAGAAAGGTCAAGAAATTCCTCATTTACACTTTCAGGGACCCCTTGATGCACACGCTCCCTCCAAAAGTTCAAATTCTATCTAGACGGTaaatagccattttttttttaaagctgataTTCATTGAACACTTAGTATGGACTAGGCACAattctaatatttcattataCATGGCATCATTTCATCCTCTTAATAACCAGTTGTAACCACAGATATCCAATTTTACAGTCAAGAAAATCATGGTGGGTTACTAAGCTATTGTGACTCGGCTCCAAACTCACCCCTCTGTACTCCACTTTGGCTGGGTCTCCACAGGCTACCTACATTTTTCCTTTGCCAGCTGGTGCAGGGCTAAGCCCCTTCATTGGAGGGAAGGCTGGCTCTCTTTGAGAAAGAACCCTGCCACACCACCACAAGTGTGTACCTTAAATCTTCTCCAAGCCTTCTTCAAAGGACATATTGCCACTTGGCCAAGCATTTTGGGGATTGATATACACTGGCTCTGAACTGACTAatttcaggggacccaaaatgcCACAGTGGTCCATTGTCAAAGTGAGGACATATGGTAGTCACATGATAAGTAGAGTTTTGTCTCATTTGAATCCAGTTGGTCCAGTAAGTCTGTGAACCCATCCTGcatttatttccccagttcctgaATGCTAAATCAGAATAGATATATTCGGCAACTGGAAAATCCCACATTGGCTTTCTAACCTGTGAAGTGAGGATTGCTAT contains:
- the TMEM174 gene encoding transmembrane protein 174, with amino-acid sequence MQHGPRLEDFPLNVFSVTPYTPSTADIQVSDDDKAGATLLFSGIFLGLVGITFTIIGWVRYQGVSHFEWTQLLGPILLSVGVTFILIAVCKFKMPSCQVCSEGEERPPESEQTAGGQSFVFTGINQPITFHGATVVQYMPPPPGAPETLGVSTIHLQPATSPCSLLCSGGAVAATPSPPQYSTIYPWENAASAAGKGDGASEDRSSLGADQLEGQLEDGDCACFSPPSYEEIYPVPPRD